From one Streptomyces mobaraensis genomic stretch:
- a CDS encoding GNAT family N-acetyltransferase: MTTAFPHEVRPPALAPLGERDPVRVRAARPADAAALYALSEPFMRSGALRRRARRLYELTADQFLVAEDTDGTPEGCVALRTYPDEPAAVLHNFCVRADRQRRGVGSRLLAALLAEAAARSASEVFAATTGGGRSFLRAGFRETDALAAPRVWAAALDPARGSRIFVRDRPFTETFPRTRPEHAVTG, translated from the coding sequence GTGACGACGGCGTTCCCCCACGAGGTCCGTCCCCCGGCCCTCGCGCCCCTCGGTGAACGCGACCCGGTCCGCGTCCGCGCGGCCCGGCCGGCCGACGCCGCCGCGCTGTACGCGCTCTCCGAGCCGTTCATGCGCTCGGGCGCGCTCCGCCGGCGCGCCCGGCGGCTCTACGAGCTGACGGCGGACCAGTTCCTGGTGGCGGAGGACACGGACGGCACGCCGGAAGGCTGTGTGGCCCTGCGCACCTATCCGGACGAACCGGCCGCCGTCCTGCACAACTTCTGTGTCCGGGCCGACCGGCAGCGGCGCGGCGTGGGCTCGCGGCTGCTGGCCGCCCTGCTGGCCGAGGCGGCCGCCCGCTCGGCGAGCGAGGTCTTCGCGGCCACGACCGGCGGCGGGCGGTCGTTCCTCCGCGCCGGCTTCCGGGAGACCGACGCCTTGGCGGCGCCCCGCGTCTGGGCCGCCGCGCTGGACCCGGCGCGCGGCTCGCGGATCTTCGTCCGGGACCGGCCCTTCACGGAGACCTTCCCGCGGACCCGGCCGGAACACGCCGTCACCGGGTGA
- a CDS encoding aminoglycoside phosphotransferase family protein: MVNPHSPDAALSDRARRAVDLATRAGRRLGLRAGEPRVLHDVFNVLVHLAPDPVVVRVPSLALTPYDELLAKQRRELAVTGWLADRGVPVVGPSPLVPREPVEIDGTSLTFWEFVTETDRLADLPQDDAEAMRERFTEQTAWAAELHRHLADYPGELPVLAPLVPAIGSALAALRKDPQTLTTADLDRAEAEYAALETLVRDLPARFPGARLQALHGDSPAYNVLRTAEGYRFSDFEDATRGPVEWDLTLVGPLGVEAYERAGGVPVDRALLHVMEGARLLQTVSALSVVPRMPELGPMLEPMVAMWRDRAPLSANLP, translated from the coding sequence ATGGTGAACCCGCATTCCCCCGACGCCGCCCTCAGCGACCGCGCCCGGCGCGCCGTGGACCTCGCGACCCGGGCCGGCCGCCGGCTCGGCCTGCGCGCCGGCGAACCCCGCGTCCTGCACGACGTCTTCAACGTCCTGGTGCACCTGGCGCCGGACCCCGTCGTGGTACGCGTCCCGTCCCTGGCCCTCACGCCGTACGACGAGCTGCTCGCCAAGCAGCGGCGCGAACTGGCGGTGACCGGGTGGCTGGCCGACCGGGGCGTCCCCGTCGTCGGGCCCAGCCCGCTGGTGCCCCGCGAGCCCGTGGAGATCGACGGGACGTCGCTCACCTTCTGGGAGTTCGTCACCGAGACCGACCGCCTCGCCGACCTCCCGCAGGACGACGCCGAGGCGATGCGGGAGCGCTTCACCGAACAGACCGCCTGGGCGGCCGAGTTGCACCGGCACCTCGCCGACTACCCCGGCGAGCTGCCCGTCCTCGCCCCGCTCGTTCCGGCGATCGGCTCCGCGCTGGCGGCCCTGCGCAAGGACCCGCAGACGCTCACGACGGCCGATCTCGACCGCGCCGAGGCCGAGTACGCCGCGCTGGAAACCCTGGTCCGGGACCTGCCCGCCCGCTTCCCCGGCGCCCGCCTCCAGGCCCTGCACGGCGACTCCCCGGCGTACAACGTCCTGCGGACCGCCGAGGGATACCGCTTCAGCGACTTCGAGGACGCGACGCGCGGACCCGTCGAGTGGGACCTGACCCTCGTCGGCCCCCTCGGCGTCGAGGCGTACGAGCGCGCGGGCGGCGTCCCCGTCGACCGCGCGCTGCTGCACGTCATGGAGGGGGCGCGGCTGCTCCAGACGGTGTCGGCGCTCAGCGTCGTCCCGCGGATGCCCGAACTGGGGCCGATGCTGGAGCCGATGGTGGCGATGTGGCGGGACCGCGCCCCGCTGTCGGCGAACCTTCCGTAG
- a CDS encoding siderophore-interacting protein, whose protein sequence is MTTDTLLPRMRIVRHPLKYRLLEVRKVDRITPSTVRVTLGGPDLDGFCEQAPTDHVKLCFAHDGAELPVEPVVVDDTWMDAPVEPITRDYTVRHYRRDARELDVDMVLHGSGVGSTWAERARPGMRLGVLGPRGSEVLPMVHDWYLLAAEETALPALGRWLEKLPAGVRVIAFAEVPGPEDEQTFRTATDLSLTWLHRGSTPAGHSDLIERAIRAAELPTDGLGFAWVAGEATSLKPIRRYLRRDLGLAKEQVDVDGYWKRGVENHDHHEDEEHEHA, encoded by the coding sequence ATGACCACCGACACGCTGCTCCCGCGCATGCGCATCGTCCGCCACCCCCTCAAGTACCGCTTGCTGGAAGTGCGGAAGGTCGACCGGATCACCCCCTCCACCGTCCGCGTCACCCTCGGCGGCCCCGACCTCGACGGGTTCTGCGAGCAGGCACCCACCGACCACGTGAAGCTCTGCTTCGCCCACGACGGCGCCGAACTCCCCGTCGAGCCGGTCGTCGTGGACGACACCTGGATGGACGCCCCCGTGGAGCCCATCACCCGCGACTACACGGTCCGTCACTACCGGCGCGACGCCCGCGAGCTGGACGTCGACATGGTCCTGCACGGCAGCGGCGTCGGCTCCACCTGGGCCGAGCGGGCCCGGCCCGGCATGCGGCTCGGCGTCCTCGGCCCGCGCGGCTCCGAGGTGCTGCCGATGGTCCACGACTGGTACCTGCTGGCCGCCGAGGAGACCGCCCTGCCGGCCCTCGGCCGCTGGCTGGAGAAGCTGCCCGCCGGCGTCCGCGTCATCGCCTTCGCCGAGGTCCCCGGCCCGGAGGACGAGCAGACCTTCCGCACCGCCACCGATCTCTCGCTGACCTGGCTGCACCGCGGTTCCACCCCGGCCGGCCACAGCGACCTCATCGAACGCGCCATCCGCGCCGCCGAACTGCCCACCGACGGGCTCGGCTTCGCCTGGGTCGCCGGCGAGGCCACCAGCCTCAAGCCCATCCGCCGCTACCTGCGCCGCGACCTCGGCCTGGCCAAGGAGCAGGTGGACGTGGACGGGTACTGGAAGCGCGGCGTGGAGAACCACGACCACCACGAGGACGAAGAGCACGAGCACGCGTGA
- a CDS encoding LysR family transcriptional regulator: protein MDVRQLEYFLAVVDRGGFSRAASALYVSQPSLSQAVRALERDLGAELFHRIGRRVVLTEAGRALIDPARAAVRSLETARASVTSVRELRSGRLDIAAMPSQAVEPLTTLMRSYAERYPGVVVTVAAAFTARDVVEAVRTGATELGLLASADEVPDTEVRSQVLGEQRFVLLAPPGGPFAGRTRVRCEELAGQRLIVGQPGTGMRTYVDSLRDRGVDFTVAAETGHRVALLPLVLAGAGLAVVTEAWRDIARRTGADVLDIEPATALRVSLVSRRGTLSPAATAFWSAAALPVPTDG, encoded by the coding sequence GTGGACGTCCGGCAGCTGGAGTACTTCCTGGCGGTCGTCGACCGCGGCGGGTTCAGCCGGGCCGCCTCGGCGCTCTACGTGTCGCAGCCGTCGCTGTCCCAGGCCGTCCGGGCGCTGGAGCGTGATCTGGGCGCGGAGCTGTTCCACCGCATCGGGCGCCGGGTGGTGCTGACGGAGGCGGGCAGGGCGCTGATCGACCCGGCCCGCGCCGCCGTACGGAGCCTGGAGACGGCCCGCGCGAGCGTGACGTCCGTGCGCGAACTCCGCTCCGGGCGGCTGGACATCGCGGCGATGCCCTCCCAGGCGGTCGAACCGCTCACCACCCTGATGCGTTCCTACGCCGAGCGGTACCCCGGCGTGGTGGTGACGGTCGCCGCGGCCTTCACCGCCCGCGACGTCGTCGAGGCCGTGCGGACGGGGGCTACGGAGCTGGGCCTGCTCGCGTCGGCCGATGAGGTGCCGGACACCGAGGTCCGCTCGCAGGTGCTGGGCGAACAGCGCTTCGTGCTGCTGGCCCCGCCCGGAGGGCCCTTCGCCGGCCGGACGAGGGTGCGGTGCGAGGAACTGGCCGGGCAGCGGCTGATCGTGGGGCAGCCGGGGACGGGAATGCGTACGTACGTCGACTCCCTGCGGGACCGGGGCGTCGACTTCACCGTGGCGGCCGAGACCGGGCACCGGGTGGCGCTGCTGCCGCTGGTGCTGGCCGGGGCCGGACTCGCGGTCGTGACCGAGGCGTGGCGGGACATCGCCCGGCGGACGGGGGCCGACGTCCTGGACATCGAACCCGCGACCGCGCTGCGGGTCTCGCTCGTGAGCCGGCGCGGAACCCTCTCCCCCGCCGCCACGGCGTTCTGGTCGGCGGCGGCCCTGCCCGTCCCGACCGACGGATAG
- a CDS encoding chitinase, with translation MTPRTLGTVRLSATVLALACALQLPAAASPSGGSSGTPSGTSGEVCATKPKPAGKVLQGYWENWDGAANGVHPPLGWIPVTDDRIRGHGYNVVNAAFPVILSDGTALWEDGMDATVKVPTPAEMCRAKAAGATVLLSIGGAAAGIDLNSSTVADRFVDTVVPILKKYNFDGIDIDIETGLTGGGDITRPSASQANLMRIIDGVLARMPDGFGLTMAPETAYVTGGSVTYGSIWGAYLPIVKKYADNGRLWWLNMQYYNGNMYGCSGDSYSAGTVEGFTAQTDCLDRGLVVQGITVKVPYDKQVPGLPAQPGAGGGYMTPGQVGEAWRTCNGRLKGLMTWSVNWDGSKGWTFGDNVKALQGR, from the coding sequence GTGACCCCTCGAACCCTTGGGACGGTACGCCTGTCGGCCACCGTCCTGGCCCTGGCGTGCGCCCTGCAACTGCCCGCCGCCGCGTCCCCGTCCGGTGGCTCGTCCGGCACCCCGTCCGGCACCTCGGGGGAGGTCTGCGCCACCAAGCCCAAGCCCGCGGGCAAGGTCCTCCAGGGCTACTGGGAGAACTGGGACGGCGCGGCGAACGGCGTCCACCCGCCGCTCGGCTGGATCCCGGTGACCGACGACCGGATCCGCGGCCACGGCTACAACGTGGTCAACGCGGCGTTCCCGGTGATCCTCTCCGACGGCACGGCGCTGTGGGAGGACGGGATGGACGCCACGGTGAAGGTCCCGACCCCGGCGGAGATGTGCCGGGCGAAGGCGGCCGGAGCGACGGTGCTGCTGTCCATCGGCGGCGCGGCGGCCGGGATCGACCTCAACTCGTCCACCGTGGCGGACCGGTTCGTGGACACCGTCGTGCCGATCCTGAAGAAGTACAACTTCGACGGCATCGACATCGACATCGAGACCGGCCTCACGGGCGGCGGCGACATCACCAGACCGTCCGCCTCCCAGGCCAACCTCATGCGCATCATCGACGGCGTGCTCGCCCGGATGCCCGACGGGTTCGGGCTGACGATGGCGCCGGAGACGGCGTACGTGACCGGCGGCAGCGTGACGTACGGGTCCATCTGGGGCGCCTACCTGCCGATCGTGAAGAAGTACGCGGACAACGGCCGGCTCTGGTGGCTCAACATGCAGTACTACAACGGCAATATGTACGGCTGCTCCGGTGACTCCTACTCCGCCGGGACGGTCGAGGGGTTCACCGCGCAGACCGACTGCCTCGACCGGGGCCTGGTCGTGCAGGGGATCACCGTCAAGGTGCCCTACGACAAGCAGGTCCCCGGCCTGCCGGCGCAGCCGGGCGCCGGCGGCGGTTATATGACGCCCGGTCAGGTGGGAGAGGCGTGGCGCACCTGCAATGGCCGGCTCAAGGGGCTGATGACCTGGTCCGTCAACTGGGACGGGTCGAAGGGGTGGACGTTCGGCGACAACGTCAAGGCGCTGCAGGGCCGGTGA
- a CDS encoding FecCD family ABC transporter permease — translation MTSSTTPARPAAGPAARHRPRALRLPGPGRTLSVRWDPRATAVGVLLALAAAAVGVWTLTTGDFHVPVPDVLKVLAGENVPGADYIVGELRLPRLLTALLVGAALGLSGALFQTLARNPLGSPDVIGFTVGSATGALVTILVLGAGAASVATGSVIGCAITSAAVYLLAWRGGAAGYRLILVGIGVSSLLSAANAYLIARASFNDAQSAQVWLTGSLNGRGWEHVWTMVATLAVLGPAAVLLGRPLRMLEMGEDTAAALGVPVQRVSSGALAVGVGLTALSTAVAGPVPFVALVAPQVVRRLTRATGPNLLASTVMGALLLSLSDIAAQRMLAPTQLPVGVLTGVVGGCYLVWVLARQWRSGQG, via the coding sequence GTGACCAGCAGCACCACGCCCGCGCGCCCCGCCGCCGGTCCGGCGGCGCGGCACCGGCCGCGCGCCCTGCGCCTGCCGGGGCCCGGCAGGACCCTGTCGGTGCGCTGGGACCCGCGCGCCACCGCCGTCGGCGTCCTCCTCGCGCTGGCCGCCGCCGCCGTCGGCGTCTGGACGCTGACCACGGGCGACTTCCACGTCCCCGTACCCGACGTGCTCAAGGTCCTGGCCGGCGAGAACGTGCCCGGCGCGGACTACATCGTCGGCGAGCTCCGGCTGCCCCGGCTGCTGACCGCGCTGCTGGTCGGCGCCGCCCTGGGCCTCTCCGGCGCCCTCTTCCAGACCCTCGCCCGCAACCCGCTCGGCAGCCCCGACGTCATCGGCTTCACGGTGGGCTCCGCCACCGGCGCCCTCGTCACCATCCTGGTGCTCGGCGCGGGCGCGGCCTCCGTCGCCACCGGATCCGTCATCGGCTGCGCGATCACCAGCGCCGCCGTCTACCTGCTCGCCTGGCGCGGCGGCGCGGCCGGCTACCGGCTGATCCTGGTGGGCATCGGCGTCAGCTCGCTGCTCTCCGCCGCCAACGCCTACCTGATCGCGCGCGCCTCCTTCAACGACGCGCAGAGCGCCCAGGTCTGGCTCACCGGCAGCCTCAACGGCCGCGGCTGGGAGCACGTCTGGACGATGGTGGCGACGCTGGCCGTCCTCGGGCCGGCGGCCGTGCTGCTCGGCCGGCCGCTGCGCATGCTGGAGATGGGCGAGGACACGGCCGCCGCGCTCGGGGTGCCCGTCCAGCGCGTCAGCTCCGGCGCCCTCGCCGTCGGCGTCGGGCTCACGGCCCTGTCCACGGCCGTCGCCGGGCCCGTCCCGTTCGTCGCCCTGGTCGCCCCGCAGGTCGTCCGCCGGCTCACCCGGGCCACCGGGCCCAACCTGCTCGCGTCCACGGTGATGGGCGCCCTGCTGCTGTCGCTCAGCGACATCGCCGCGCAACGGATGCTGGCGCCCACGCAGTTGCCCGTCGGGGTGCTGACGGGCGTCGTCGGCGGCTGCTACCTGGTGTGGGTGCTGGCCCGGCAGTGGCGGTCCGGGCAGGGCTGA
- a CDS encoding FecCD family ABC transporter permease → MSTTAPAVTGSPSSSSSPPAPVPAPPRAGRAWHARRAAGLLVCVGLVLVLAVLGIGIGAKSIAPGDVVHALLTRDPRSDDWIVVRTSRLPRSLFGIVIGASLGLAGALMQALTRNPLADPGLLGVNAGAAAAVAGSTALLDLGSFSAYVWAALLGAAVAAAVVYLLGTRGRSRATPVRLALAGTAVSAVLTAFVNGLVLLDPLSLNKFRFWQIGTLAGQSGSVLVQVLPFLGAGALLAALLARPLNAIALGEDTARSLGAHPGRTQFATMAAVTLLCGAATAAVGPIAFVGLAVPHLARLITGPDQRWLLPYSAVLAAALLLAADIVGRVVLANEELEAGVVTAFLGAPLFIALVRRKRIAQL, encoded by the coding sequence GTGAGCACGACCGCCCCGGCCGTCACCGGCTCACCCTCATCCTCGTCGTCCCCGCCCGCTCCCGTCCCCGCGCCGCCCCGGGCCGGGCGCGCCTGGCACGCCCGCCGGGCCGCCGGGCTGCTGGTCTGCGTCGGCCTCGTCCTCGTCCTGGCCGTCCTTGGCATCGGCATCGGCGCCAAGAGCATCGCGCCCGGCGACGTCGTCCACGCGCTGCTGACCCGGGACCCGCGGAGCGACGACTGGATCGTCGTCCGCACCTCCCGGCTGCCGCGCAGCCTGTTCGGCATCGTCATCGGCGCGTCCCTCGGCCTGGCCGGCGCCCTGATGCAGGCCCTCACCCGCAACCCGCTCGCCGACCCCGGCCTGCTGGGCGTCAACGCGGGCGCGGCCGCCGCCGTCGCCGGCTCCACCGCCCTGCTCGACCTCGGCTCCTTCTCCGCCTACGTCTGGGCGGCCCTGCTCGGCGCGGCCGTCGCCGCGGCCGTGGTCTACCTCCTGGGCACCCGTGGCCGGTCACGGGCCACACCCGTCCGGCTGGCGCTCGCGGGCACGGCCGTCTCGGCCGTGCTGACCGCTTTCGTCAACGGGCTGGTCCTGCTGGACCCGCTCAGCCTCAACAAGTTCCGGTTCTGGCAGATCGGCACGCTCGCCGGGCAGTCGGGCTCGGTCCTCGTCCAGGTGCTGCCCTTCCTGGGCGCCGGCGCCCTGCTGGCCGCCCTGCTGGCCCGGCCGCTGAACGCCATCGCCCTCGGCGAGGACACCGCGCGGTCACTGGGCGCCCATCCGGGCCGCACCCAGTTCGCGACCATGGCGGCGGTCACCCTGCTGTGCGGCGCGGCCACCGCCGCCGTCGGCCCGATCGCCTTCGTCGGACTGGCCGTTCCGCACCTCGCCCGGCTGATCACCGGCCCCGACCAGCGCTGGCTGCTGCCCTACAGCGCCGTCCTCGCCGCGGCCCTGCTGCTCGCCGCCGACATCGTCGGCCGCGTCGTGCTGGCCAACGAGGAGCTGGAGGCCGGCGTCGTCACCGCGTTCCTCGGAGCGCCCCTGTTCATCGCCCTCGTCCGCCGCAAGAGGATCGCCCAACTGTGA
- a CDS encoding tartrate dehydrogenase yields the protein MTNHRIALIPGDGIGAEVLPAARRVLDAVARRHGIGLTYTSYDDWSCERYLREGAMMPADGLKRLRDKDAILLGAVGHPGVPDHVSLWGLLIPIRRGFRQYVNLRPVRVFDGVDSPVRGARPGEVDFVVVRENVEGEYSEIGGRFNRGLPDETAVQEAVFTRAGVTRVLDYAFGLAARRGGLLTSATKSNGIVHTMPFWDELVAERAAAFPRVAWGAEHIDALAAKFVLAPGRFDVVVASNLFGDILSDLAAAVAGSVGIAPAANLNPEREFPSMFEPVHGSAPDIAGRGIANPLGAIRSAAMMLDHLGHPAAAGDVMDAVVAVLAGTDVRTPDLSGTATTAEFTERLLALL from the coding sequence ATGACGAACCACCGCATCGCCCTGATCCCCGGCGACGGCATCGGCGCCGAGGTGCTGCCCGCCGCCCGCCGGGTCCTCGACGCCGTCGCCCGCCGCCACGGCATCGGCCTGACGTACACGTCGTACGACGACTGGTCGTGCGAGCGGTATCTGCGCGAGGGCGCGATGATGCCCGCCGACGGTCTCAAGCGACTCCGCGACAAGGACGCGATCCTGCTGGGCGCGGTCGGACACCCCGGGGTGCCCGACCACGTCTCGCTGTGGGGACTGCTGATCCCCATCCGGCGCGGCTTCCGGCAGTACGTGAACCTGCGGCCCGTCCGCGTCTTCGACGGCGTCGACAGCCCGGTGCGCGGCGCGCGCCCCGGCGAGGTCGACTTCGTCGTCGTGCGGGAGAACGTGGAGGGCGAGTACAGCGAGATCGGCGGCCGGTTCAACCGGGGTCTCCCGGACGAGACGGCCGTCCAGGAAGCCGTGTTCACCCGGGCCGGCGTCACCCGCGTGCTGGACTACGCCTTCGGGCTCGCCGCGCGGCGCGGCGGCCTGCTGACCTCCGCGACCAAGTCGAACGGCATCGTGCACACCATGCCGTTCTGGGACGAGCTCGTCGCCGAGCGGGCCGCCGCGTTCCCGAGGGTCGCCTGGGGCGCGGAGCACATCGACGCGCTCGCGGCCAAGTTCGTCCTCGCACCGGGCCGGTTCGACGTCGTGGTCGCCTCCAACCTCTTCGGCGACATCCTCAGTGATCTGGCGGCCGCGGTCGCCGGGTCCGTCGGCATCGCCCCGGCGGCCAACCTCAACCCGGAGCGGGAGTTCCCGTCGATGTTCGAGCCGGTGCACGGCTCGGCGCCCGACATCGCCGGGCGGGGCATCGCCAACCCGCTGGGCGCGATCCGGTCGGCCGCCATGATGCTCGACCACCTCGGCCACCCGGCCGCGGCCGGGGACGTCATGGACGCCGTCGTCGCGGTGCTGGCCGGGACCGACGTCCGCACCCCCGACCTGAGCGGCACCGCTACGACGGCCGAGTTCACCGAGAGGCTGCTGGCGCTCCTCTGA
- a CDS encoding benzoate/H(+) symporter BenE family transporter → MTSGTSRSTDPAAVQDDASGAAPPGRPRLLRDASVSAVLAGLVAVVVSYSGPLAIVLTAARAGHLDTAQTGSWVWAISLGSGLTCLGLSLWTRTPVITAWSTPGAALLVTGLGAYSYPEAIGAFLVTGVAITVAGLTGVFGRLIRRVPAAVVSAMLAGILFPFGVGVFTSLKTAPLVAGSVLLAYLLAKRWLPRYAVLAALAVGVICAAADSRLDVHLDGIEFARPVLTAPHFSAASLIGIAVPLAIATLASQNAPGMAVLTASGYRPDDRLLIGTTGVVSTLLAPFGSHAVNLAAITAAICTGPEAHRDPRRRYVAGVACGVFYLLIGVFGATLVVFFAGLPKELVAAVAGVALLGALSGGLTGAVQDADDREAALVTFLATASGVTLFGIGSAFWGLVLGMGAHLVLTYRRRSAAA, encoded by the coding sequence ATGACCTCCGGCACCAGCAGATCCACCGATCCCGCCGCCGTCCAGGACGACGCGTCCGGAGCGGCACCGCCCGGACGGCCGCGCCTCCTGCGCGACGCCTCCGTCTCCGCCGTGCTCGCCGGGCTCGTGGCCGTCGTGGTGTCGTACTCGGGCCCGCTCGCCATCGTCCTCACCGCCGCCCGGGCCGGGCACCTGGACACCGCGCAGACCGGCTCATGGGTCTGGGCGATCTCCCTCGGCAGCGGCCTCACCTGCCTCGGCCTGAGCCTGTGGACCCGGACGCCCGTCATCACCGCCTGGTCCACGCCCGGCGCGGCACTCCTGGTGACCGGACTGGGTGCCTACTCCTACCCGGAGGCGATCGGGGCGTTCCTGGTCACCGGAGTGGCGATCACCGTCGCCGGGCTGACCGGCGTGTTCGGCCGGCTCATACGCCGGGTGCCGGCCGCCGTCGTCTCCGCCATGCTCGCGGGCATCCTCTTCCCCTTCGGCGTCGGCGTGTTCACCTCACTGAAGACCGCGCCCCTCGTCGCCGGCTCCGTCCTCCTCGCCTACCTCCTCGCCAAGCGGTGGCTGCCGCGCTACGCCGTCCTGGCGGCCCTCGCGGTCGGCGTCATCTGCGCCGCCGCCGACTCCCGCCTCGACGTCCACCTGGACGGGATCGAGTTCGCCCGGCCGGTCCTGACCGCGCCGCACTTCTCCGCCGCGTCCCTCATCGGCATCGCCGTCCCCCTCGCCATCGCGACGCTGGCCTCGCAGAACGCCCCCGGCATGGCCGTCCTCACCGCGTCCGGCTACCGGCCCGACGACCGCCTGCTGATCGGCACCACCGGCGTGGTCTCCACCCTGCTCGCCCCCTTCGGCTCGCACGCCGTCAACCTCGCGGCCATCACCGCCGCGATCTGCACCGGCCCCGAAGCCCACCGGGACCCACGCCGCCGCTATGTCGCGGGCGTCGCCTGCGGGGTGTTCTACCTGCTCATCGGCGTCTTCGGGGCGACACTCGTGGTGTTCTTCGCCGGCCTGCCCAAGGAACTGGTCGCCGCGGTCGCCGGCGTCGCCCTCCTCGGGGCCCTGTCCGGCGGCCTGACCGGCGCCGTCCAGGACGCCGACGACCGGGAGGCGGCCCTCGTCACCTTCCTGGCCACGGCCTCCGGCGTCACCCTCTTCGGCATCGGATCCGCCTTCTGGGGACTGGTCCTGGGCATGGGCGCACACCTCGTGCTGACCTACCGGCGGCGGAGCGCGGCCGCCTGA
- a CDS encoding ABC transporter ATP-binding protein: protein MAEPVLLDDRPDERQVLRRAAPHLRPHRRALITAVAVGLADSAALVAVAPLVGRATDALDHHDRTGLLVTAGALVALAVVQLGLARSGELLLAKAGENVVRSLRERSVGNLASAPLRFLESHRTGELLRRTTGEVAALAAFVRMHLRNLVSATATLVFTLGVLFFYSWQLALVQLVVFVPPALLAMRWFQRDASAAFGGKATAEATVAATFTETLAVREALQTAGGLPGWMRRFGRENAVAVTAARRAVRVENRIDLVSLIEGVALVALLLFGGWQASHGDITIGTVVTFVLASRNLFDSFSDLSQLVGHVQTARTGLARLLDLLAATERVKPAAPAAAGPADLPLRGELRCDGVEYGYQDGTRVLSEVSLAFPAGDRVGVVGETGSGKTTLSKLLCGLYAPDGGAVRFAGTDLRELSEAELRRRVVLVPQEVRMVTGTVARNLELVHSAPDRAAMERAVRELGLEDWLRDLGGLDAEVGVRGERLSAGERQIVGLLRAALADPAVLVLDEATADIDPVTAARLEHALDGMSEDRTLIVIAHRPATIARLPRVIRLEQGRVAGRMAQTS, encoded by the coding sequence GTGGCTGAGCCCGTACTCCTCGACGACCGGCCCGACGAGCGGCAGGTGCTGCGCCGGGCCGCCCCCCACCTCCGTCCGCACCGGCGGGCCCTGATCACCGCCGTCGCGGTGGGCCTCGCCGACTCCGCCGCGCTGGTCGCCGTCGCCCCGCTGGTCGGCCGCGCCACCGACGCGCTGGACCACCACGACCGCACCGGGCTGCTCGTCACCGCGGGGGCGCTGGTCGCCCTCGCCGTCGTCCAGCTGGGCCTCGCCCGGTCCGGCGAACTCCTGCTCGCCAAGGCCGGCGAGAACGTCGTCCGCAGCCTGCGCGAACGGTCCGTCGGCAACCTGGCCTCGGCGCCGCTGCGGTTCCTGGAGTCGCACCGCACCGGCGAACTGCTGCGCCGTACCACCGGCGAGGTGGCCGCGCTGGCCGCGTTCGTCCGGATGCACCTGCGGAACCTGGTGTCCGCCACGGCCACCCTGGTCTTCACGCTGGGCGTGCTGTTCTTCTACTCCTGGCAGCTCGCCCTGGTGCAGCTCGTCGTGTTCGTCCCGCCGGCGCTGCTGGCGATGCGCTGGTTCCAGCGGGACGCGTCCGCCGCGTTCGGTGGCAAGGCGACGGCCGAGGCCACCGTGGCCGCCACGTTCACCGAGACCCTCGCTGTCCGCGAGGCGCTGCAGACCGCAGGCGGACTGCCGGGCTGGATGCGCCGCTTCGGGCGGGAGAACGCCGTCGCGGTGACCGCCGCCCGCCGGGCGGTCCGGGTGGAGAACCGCATCGACCTGGTGAGCCTGATCGAGGGCGTCGCGCTCGTCGCGCTGCTCCTCTTCGGCGGCTGGCAGGCGTCGCACGGCGACATCACCATCGGTACGGTCGTCACCTTCGTCCTCGCCAGCCGCAACCTCTTCGACTCCTTCTCGGACCTGTCGCAGCTCGTCGGGCACGTCCAGACCGCGCGCACCGGGCTGGCCCGGCTGCTCGATCTGCTCGCTGCCACCGAGCGGGTCAAGCCCGCCGCGCCCGCCGCCGCTGGCCCGGCGGACCTGCCGCTCCGCGGCGAACTGCGCTGCGACGGCGTGGAGTACGGGTACCAGGACGGCACCCGGGTGCTCAGTGAGGTGTCCCTGGCGTTCCCCGCCGGCGACCGCGTCGGCGTCGTCGGCGAGACGGGCTCCGGCAAGACCACCCTGTCCAAGCTGCTCTGCGGGCTCTACGCCCCCGACGGCGGGGCCGTCCGGTTCGCCGGGACGGACCTGCGCGAGCTGTCCGAGGCCGAACTGCGGCGCCGCGTCGTCCTGGTGCCGCAGGAGGTCCGCATGGTGACGGGCACGGTCGCCCGCAACCTGGAGCTGGTGCACAGCGCCCCGGACCGGGCCGCGATGGAACGGGCCGTCCGCGAGCTGGGACTGGAGGACTGGCTGCGCGACCTGGGCGGCTTGGACGCCGAGGTGGGCGTGCGCGGCGAGCGGCTGTCGGCGGGGGAGCGGCAGATCGTCGGACTGCTGCGGGCGGCGCTCGCCGACCCCGCGGTGCTCGTCCTCGACGAGGCGACCGCCGACATCGACCCCGTGACGGCGGCCCGGCTGGAGCACGCCCTGGACGGCATGAGCGAGGACCGCACCCTCATCGTCATCGCCCACCGGCCGGCCACCATCGCGCGGCTGCCGCGGGTGATCCGGCTCGAACAGGGCCGGGTCGCCGGGCGGATGGCGCAGACCTCATGA